The region AGGAGTGGCGCTACACGGTGCCCTACACCATCTACACCACGGGCATCGGCTGGCGCACCGATCAGGTGCCCGCCGATATCGGCGCACTGAAGAATCCCTACGACGCGTTCTGGGATCCGCAGTACAAGGGCAAGACGGCGGTGCTCGACGACTGGCACACCACCATGGCGATGGTGCTTCTGCGCCAAGGGATCACGGATATCAACACGTCGTCGGAGGCCGACCTCAAGATGGTCGGCGAGCAGCTCCAGGCGCTAGCGAAGGCGACCTCGCCAAAGGTGACCATCACCGCGTACAGCGAGCTGCCCGCCGGGCAGTTGGGACTCGCGCAGATGTGGTCCGGCGACATCATCAACGCGCAGTCGTATCTGCCCGAGGGTACCGGCCCGGAGATCCTCCGGTACTGGTTCCCCGCGGACGGCAAGGGCATGGTCGACAACGACATGCTCGTCACGCTCAAGGGCGGCAAGAATCCGGTGCTCGCGCACCTGTTCATCAATCACATGCTCGAACCCGAGGTGGCCAAGGAGAACTTCTCCGCGATCGGTTACCAGCCGCCGCAGAATTCGCTGACTCCGGATTCCCTTGTGCACGAGGAGTTCATCCCGGAGAACCTGCGCAGCGCGATCGTCAAGCCGGAGTACTTCGACACCGGATACCGGCTGCTGGAACTCGACCCGGCCAACGATGCCGCGTGGCACAACGTCTGGCAGACCTTCAAGGCCGGCGGGTCATAGCGGTCCGGCGGGCAGGAGCGAAGCGACCGGGGGTTGAACACAGTGGGCGTTCCGGTAATCGCGGCGCCACCGCAGCCGGCCACGCCGCGCCGCGAACGCGTCAGGGGGCTGTGGCCGGTGCTGGCCGCGCCCGGAATCATCTGGCTGCTGCTGTGTTTCGTCTTCCCGCTGTACGTGGTGCTGTGCATCGTGTTCGGTCAGGTCGACCCGCTGTTCCGCACACCCGTCCCGGTGTGGAATCCGTTGCAGTGGAACCCGACGCAGTTCACGTTTGTGCTGACCCACATCGCCGGCGCCGACGGCATCTTCGGCGCCGCGCTGTTGCGCACCGCGGTGTTCGTGGTGACCGCCAGCTGCCTGTGTCTGCTGATCGCGTTCCCGGTCGCCTATTACGTGGCCCGGTTGTCTGGCAGGCGCAAGGGTCTGCTGCTGGCGCTGCTGATCGCACCGTTCTGGATCAGCTACATGATGCGAATGTTCGCGTGGGTCAACCTTCTTCAGAACGACGGCATCGTGAACAAGGTGCTGTCCTTCGGTGGACTGTTCGACGTCGGCGTGATCTGGCTGACCGGCCAGCCGGTGGTGGTGATACTCGGCCTGGTGTACGGATACGTGCCGTACATGATCCTTCCGCTCTACGCCGGGCTCGATCGGCTGCCTCAGCCGGTGCTCGAAGCGTCGCGTGACCTTGGCGCAGACCGGTTTTCGTCGTTCTGGCGCGTAACGCTGCCGTTGTGCAGGCCGACGATCCTGGCCGCGGTGCTGTTGACCTGCCTGCCGATGCTCGGCGACTACTTCACCAGCGACATGCTGTCGGCCTCACCCAAGACGGCGATGGTCGGCAATCTGATCAACGACAGTGTGCAAGCGCCCGGGCGGACCGGCCAGGCGGGTGCCTTTGTGATGCTCGTGTTCCTGGTGGCGCTGCTGCCGATGCTCTACTACCTCCGGGTGACGTCGCGCCGTGACGAGGTGGCAGTCTGATGGCCCGAGCGAAATCACCTGTCGCGTGGTGGAACGATCCGTGGCGGCCGCCGCGTTTTCTGGTCGGCATCACCGTCGGTTACCTGGTGTGGTCGCTGCTGCCGGTGGCCATCGCGGTGCTGTATTCGTTCAACAACGGCCGGTCCCGCACGACGTGGCAGGGCTTTTCGTTGCGGTGGTATTGGGGCGACAAAACACTGTCCGTCTGGCACAACGACGCGTTGCACACCGCGCTGCTGCAGACGCTCAAACTGGGTGTGGTCACCACGCTGATCACTGTCCCGCTGGGGGTGCTGTTCGCGATCGGCATCGACCGCTGGCGGGGCAGGCTGCCCGCCGGGGCGAACTTCCTGATGCTGATCTCGTTCGTGTTGCCTGAGGTGCTGCTGGCCGTCGCGCTGCTGTTCGTGGTCACCACGATCGCGTTGCCCGTCGAGTTGGGCACCACCGCGCAGGTGATCGGGCTGGTCACCTTCCAGGTGTCCTACCCCGCGGTGCTGGTGCGGGCACGGTTGGCGACCATCGGCCCGCAATACGAGGAAGCGGCAATGGATCTCGGAGCTTCGGCCATCGGTGCGCTGCGACGGATCATCCTGCCGATGCTGATGCCCGCGATCTTCGCCAGCACCGTGCTGGTGTTCGCCGACGTCATCGACGACTTCGTGCTGGTGCGGTACCTGTCCGGCGACGCGGCCACCGAGCCGGTGTCGGTGAAGATCTACAACACCGCGCGCGGCGCGCCGA is a window of Mycobacterium sp. 3519A DNA encoding:
- a CDS encoding ABC transporter permease → MGVPVIAAPPQPATPRRERVRGLWPVLAAPGIIWLLLCFVFPLYVVLCIVFGQVDPLFRTPVPVWNPLQWNPTQFTFVLTHIAGADGIFGAALLRTAVFVVTASCLCLLIAFPVAYYVARLSGRRKGLLLALLIAPFWISYMMRMFAWVNLLQNDGIVNKVLSFGGLFDVGVIWLTGQPVVVILGLVYGYVPYMILPLYAGLDRLPQPVLEASRDLGADRFSSFWRVTLPLCRPTILAAVLLTCLPMLGDYFTSDMLSASPKTAMVGNLINDSVQAPGRTGQAGAFVMLVFLVALLPMLYYLRVTSRRDEVAV
- a CDS encoding ABC transporter permease encodes the protein MARAKSPVAWWNDPWRPPRFLVGITVGYLVWSLLPVAIAVLYSFNNGRSRTTWQGFSLRWYWGDKTLSVWHNDALHTALLQTLKLGVVTTLITVPLGVLFAIGIDRWRGRLPAGANFLMLISFVLPEVLLAVALLFVVTTIALPVELGTTAQVIGLVTFQVSYPAVLVRARLATIGPQYEEAAMDLGASAIGALRRIILPMLMPAIFASTVLVFADVIDDFVLVRYLSGDAATEPVSVKIYNTARGAPTPALNALASLLLLAALTAVVIGFLVYRYLTRGDTTEDRGIGAFAGEA
- a CDS encoding spermidine/putrescine ABC transporter substrate-binding protein yields the protein MPEPTSRRQFLARAAILAASAPTLAAFLQACSKNAPSSSPPSMTLAAPDKPVTWPIPDDNKPIADGLAPEKGATLKIYNYADYLSPQAIKAFEDQYQTKIEVSTFNDGDEAITKLRSGVDFDIYNANYTEISRLVNGGLLRPLNHSYIPNIKNVWPSFTNPWYDQEWRYTVPYTIYTTGIGWRTDQVPADIGALKNPYDAFWDPQYKGKTAVLDDWHTTMAMVLLRQGITDINTSSEADLKMVGEQLQALAKATSPKVTITAYSELPAGQLGLAQMWSGDIINAQSYLPEGTGPEILRYWFPADGKGMVDNDMLVTLKGGKNPVLAHLFINHMLEPEVAKENFSAIGYQPPQNSLTPDSLVHEEFIPENLRSAIVKPEYFDTGYRLLELDPANDAAWHNVWQTFKAGGS